A part of Streptomyces sp. NBC_01210 genomic DNA contains:
- a CDS encoding DUF6167 family protein: MFRRTFWFTAGAAAGVWATTKVNRKLKQLTPESLAAQAANKAIDAGHKLKDFALDVRAGMVQREAELGEALGLEAPAEPELPAQRRFAAIDRPKHTYNSYPSHNRNEDH; the protein is encoded by the coding sequence ATGTTCCGCCGTACTTTCTGGTTCACCGCGGGCGCCGCAGCCGGCGTCTGGGCCACCACCAAGGTCAACCGCAAGCTCAAGCAGCTGACCCCCGAGAGCCTCGCGGCGCAGGCCGCGAACAAGGCGATCGACGCGGGCCACAAGCTCAAGGACTTCGCACTCGACGTCAGGGCCGGCATGGTCCAGCGCGAGGCCGAACTGGGCGAGGCGCTGGGCCTGGAGGCACCCGCCGAGCCCGAACTCCCCGCGCAGCGACGCTTCGCTGCCATCGACCGACCGAAGCACACGTACAACTCGTACCCCTCGCACAACCGGAATGAGGACCACTGA
- a CDS encoding DUF948 domain-containing protein: MTGGEVAGILVAVFWAILVSFLAVVLVRLAQTLRATTKLVAEVTEQAVPLLADASATVRSAQTQLDRVDAIATDVQEVTSNASALSTTVASTFGGPLVKVAAFGYGVRRAMSRRSDDTPAAAPSRRAVIAGRTVPAARRKKRKG, translated from the coding sequence GTGACCGGTGGAGAGGTTGCCGGGATCCTGGTGGCCGTCTTCTGGGCGATCCTGGTCTCCTTCCTCGCCGTGGTGCTGGTGAGGCTGGCCCAGACGCTCAGGGCGACCACCAAACTCGTGGCGGAAGTGACCGAGCAGGCGGTGCCGCTGCTCGCCGACGCCTCCGCGACGGTGCGCTCCGCGCAGACCCAGCTCGACCGGGTCGACGCCATCGCGACGGACGTCCAGGAAGTCACCTCCAACGCATCGGCGCTCTCGACGACCGTCGCCTCGACCTTCGGCGGCCCGCTGGTCAAGGTCGCCGCCTTCGGCTATGGCGTACGCCGGGCCATGAGCCGCAGGAGCGATGACACGCCAGCCGCGGCGCCGTCCCGTCGTGCGGTGATCGCCGGCCGCACCGTGCCGGCCGCCCGGCGCAAGAAGCGGAAAGGCTGA
- the rpsD gene encoding 30S ribosomal protein S4: protein MPNQSRPKVKKSRALGIALTPKAVKYFEARPYPPGEHGRGRKQNSDYKVRLLEKQRLRAQYDISERQMARAYDRAKKAEGKTGDALVIELERRLDALVLRSGIARTIYQARQMVVHGHIEVNGGKVDKPSFRVRPDDVVMVRERSREKSLFQVAREGGFAADGETPRYLQVNLKALAFRLDRDPQRKEVPVICDEQLVVEYYAR from the coding sequence GTGCCTAACCAGTCGCGTCCCAAGGTCAAGAAGTCACGCGCGCTCGGTATTGCGCTGACGCCGAAGGCTGTCAAGTACTTCGAAGCCCGCCCCTACCCGCCGGGCGAGCACGGCCGTGGCCGCAAGCAGAACTCTGACTACAAGGTGCGTCTGCTCGAGAAGCAGCGTCTGCGCGCCCAGTACGACATCAGCGAGCGCCAGATGGCGCGTGCCTACGACCGCGCCAAGAAGGCCGAGGGCAAGACCGGCGACGCGCTGGTCATCGAGCTCGAGCGCCGCCTCGACGCCCTGGTCCTGCGTTCGGGCATCGCCCGCACCATCTACCAGGCCCGTCAGATGGTCGTCCACGGCCACATCGAGGTCAACGGTGGCAAGGTCGACAAGCCGTCGTTCCGCGTCCGTCCCGACGACGTCGTGATGGTCCGCGAGCGCAGCCGCGAGAAGTCGCTCTTCCAGGTCGCGCGTGAGGGTGGCTTCGCCGCCGACGGCGAGACCCCCCGCTACCTGCAGGTCAACCTGAAGGCCCTGGCGTTCCGCCTGGACCGCGACCCGCAGCGCAAGGAAGTTCCGGTCATCTGCGACGAGCAGCTGGTCGTCGAGTACTACGCCCGCTGA
- a CDS encoding DUF2470 domain-containing protein translates to MPSAAERTRTLVQSTCSAVVLIAGLDGARPEQLTRSEQLTPRARVVGQDGEVFLLFPADSPAVRAATHAQDDELSAVLEITDVAPVSVPHRIRGRAWISGWLTCVPGLAEPGCTMLRLEVGEAYVDDLWGAESVEPEEFAQASVDPLVAHEAGLLQHLHSAHGEQVQRLCGLLGERTDGTVNRQRAVPLALDRFGLRVRFVGEQCFDARFDFPTPVRDVTELRRAMHTLFEAASH, encoded by the coding sequence ATGCCGTCAGCAGCCGAGCGCACACGAACTCTCGTACAGAGTACATGCTCCGCGGTGGTGCTCATCGCGGGGCTGGACGGAGCACGTCCTGAGCAGCTGACACGTTCTGAGCAGCTGACACCTCGAGCACGGGTCGTGGGGCAGGACGGCGAGGTGTTCCTGCTGTTTCCGGCCGACTCACCGGCCGTGCGGGCCGCCACGCACGCGCAGGACGACGAGCTGTCCGCTGTGCTGGAGATCACCGACGTCGCGCCGGTCTCCGTGCCCCATCGCATCCGCGGCCGCGCCTGGATCTCCGGCTGGCTCACCTGCGTACCCGGCCTGGCAGAGCCCGGCTGCACGATGCTGCGGCTCGAGGTGGGTGAGGCGTACGTCGACGATCTGTGGGGCGCGGAGAGCGTGGAGCCGGAGGAGTTCGCGCAGGCGTCCGTCGATCCTCTCGTGGCGCACGAGGCCGGCCTGCTGCAGCACCTGCACTCCGCGCACGGCGAGCAGGTGCAGCGGCTGTGCGGGCTGCTCGGGGAGCGAACGGACGGGACGGTGAACCGGCAGCGCGCGGTGCCACTGGCGCTGGACCGGTTCGGGCTGCGGGTGCGGTTCGTGGGCGAGCAGTGCTTCGACGCGCGCTTCGACTTTCCCACGCCGGTACGCGATGTCACCGAGCTGCGCCGGGCGATGCACACGCTCTTCGAGGCGGCTTCGCACTGA